In Nitrosarchaeum sp., the genomic stretch TGAAATTTAGATTAGATGAAGATTCACTAGGCAAAGTCAAAATCCCATCAGACGCATACTATGGGGCATTTACAGGAAGAGCAGTCAAACAATATCACGTAACAGGAAACAAAGCACATCCAAATTTAATAAAATCATTTGTCATGATAAAAAGATCTGCAGCAATTGCAAACATGAAGACAAAAGCAATTGATGCAAAACGTGGAAATGCAATAGTTTCTGCATGTGATAAAATATTGGCTGGAAAATTCACAGACCAATTTGTAATTGATATGATCAATTCAGGTGCTGGAACAGCTTTCAACATGAATTCAAATGAAGTAATTGCAAATGTTGCCTTAGAAATACTACACAAAAAGAAAGGTCAGTATCAACACTTACATCCAAATGATCATGTAAACATGTCACAGTCAAGTAATGATACTTATCCAACTGCAATGCATGTTGCAATTCTAATTAATCTAAAAGATACAATTCCAGCAATTGACATACTAATAAAATCATTAACAAAAAAAGCAAAAGAATTTTCATCATTTAAAAAAATTGGAAGAACACATTTGATGGATGCATTACCAGTAACACTTGGAAGTGAATTCACAGCTTATGCCACATCTATTACTAAAGCACGAAATGTAATTGTTTCATCTCAAAAAGAATTACAAAACATAGCACTAGGAGGAACTGCAGTCGGTACTGGAGCCAATACTCCAAAAGGGTATAGAAAAATTGCAATAGCAGAACTTGCAAAGATTTCAAAATTATCTCTAGTTCCAGAAAAAGATATGCAGTTTGGATTGCAAAGTAAATTTGCAGTAGCAAACCTTTCAGGGGCATTACGTAACTTAGCACTTGAAATTGGCAAACTTGCAAATGACATCAGATTAATGGCTTCAGGTCCAGTTGCAGGTCTTTCAGAATTAGGAATTCCTGCAGTACATGCAGGTTCTTCCATCATGCCAGGCAAAGTAAACCCATCACTAGCAGAATGCATGAACATGATTTGTTTTAACATAATTGGAAATGATACAGCCGTGTCATATGCAGCACAAAGTGGACAGTTTGAACTAAACGTAATGATGCCAGGTATGCTAAAGTGCATGCTTGAATCTACAGACATGTTGAAAAATTTCTTGCCAATATTTTCTGCAAATCTAATTGATGGATTATCTGCAAACAAAGAAAAACTTCAAAGTAATATAGAAAACAGTCCAGTGATCGTAACACTTCTCACACCAAAGATTGGTTATCTAAAATCTGCAGAACTGTTCAAAGAATCCCTAAAAACTGGAAAATCAATTAGAGAATTAGTTACATCAAAGAAACTGATGGACAATAAAGAAATTGATGCATTGTTTAGATAAATCATGGCAAAGATTTTCGTAGAAGCATACGGATGTTCTGCTAGTTTTGCAGACTCGGAAATGATTTCAGGATTAATTGTAAACGGAGGTCATACACTAGTCAAAGATTCTTCAGAATCAGATTTGAACATAGTAGTAACATGTTCGGTAAAAGATTCAACTGCAAATAAAATGATGCATCGAATTAATTCTCTGAAATCAAAACCGTTAGTTGTAGCAGGTTGTCTTCCAAAAGCTGAACAAAACACAGTAGAAAAGATCACTCAAAAAGCAAGCTTGCTAGGACCAAACTCATTAGGAAAGACATTACAAGTTATAGATTCGACATTAAGAGGAACAAAACAGGTAGCACTAGAAGATTCTGATTTATCAAAAGTAGGATTACCAAAAGTAAGATTGAATCCAGTAATTGGGATTATTGAAATTGCAAGTGGTTGTATGAGTGAATGTACTTTTTGTCAGACCAAATTATCTAAAGGCGATCTCAAAAGTTACAGATTAGGAGATATCGTCAGACAGGTTGAAACTGAAATAAGTGAAGGATGTAAAGAAATTTGGTTAACTTCTACAGATAATGGATGTTATGGTTTGGATATCAATACCGATTTGCCTACTTTGATAAATGCTGTAACAGAGATTCCAGAGGATTTTATGATAAGAGTAGGTATGATGAACCCAATGTACATGCCAAGAATAAAGAATGAATTGATAAAGTCATTTGATAGTGATAAAGTTTACAAATTTCTACATATCCCTGTACAGAGCGGCAGTAACAAAGTCCTAAACGATATGAAACGAGGCCATACTGTAAACACAGTCAAAGAAGTAGTAAAAAAAGCCAGAAAGCGATTTGAAAACTTTACAATTTCAACTGACATCATAGTAGGATTTCCATCAGAAACAAATGAAGATTTTGAGAAAACATTCGAACTAATTAATGAAATACGCCCAGACATCGTGAATCTTTCAAAGTATAGTGCAAGGCCAGGTACAGAAGCTGCAGAATGGGATCAGATAGAAGTATCAGAAATAAAAAGAAGAAGCAAAATCATCTTCAATCAAATAAATAAAATTTCATTAGAGAATAACCAAAAATGGATCGGTTGGAGAGGCAAAGTTTTGTTTGATGAAGAGACTAGCGAGGGCATTAAAGGAAGAAACGAGGCATACAAATCAGTATTTGTCAAAGATAAAATCAAGATCGGCCAAACTCATACAGTCGAAATAATAGATGCAACTAC encodes the following:
- a CDS encoding aspartate ammonia-lyase — protein: MKFRLDEDSLGKVKIPSDAYYGAFTGRAVKQYHVTGNKAHPNLIKSFVMIKRSAAIANMKTKAIDAKRGNAIVSACDKILAGKFTDQFVIDMINSGAGTAFNMNSNEVIANVALEILHKKKGQYQHLHPNDHVNMSQSSNDTYPTAMHVAILINLKDTIPAIDILIKSLTKKAKEFSSFKKIGRTHLMDALPVTLGSEFTAYATSITKARNVIVSSQKELQNIALGGTAVGTGANTPKGYRKIAIAELAKISKLSLVPEKDMQFGLQSKFAVANLSGALRNLALEIGKLANDIRLMASGPVAGLSELGIPAVHAGSSIMPGKVNPSLAECMNMICFNIIGNDTAVSYAAQSGQFELNVMMPGMLKCMLESTDMLKNFLPIFSANLIDGLSANKEKLQSNIENSPVIVTLLTPKIGYLKSAELFKESLKTGKSIRELVTSKKLMDNKEIDALFR
- a CDS encoding tRNA (N(6)-L-threonylcarbamoyladenosine(37)-C(2))-methylthiotransferase, encoding MAKIFVEAYGCSASFADSEMISGLIVNGGHTLVKDSSESDLNIVVTCSVKDSTANKMMHRINSLKSKPLVVAGCLPKAEQNTVEKITQKASLLGPNSLGKTLQVIDSTLRGTKQVALEDSDLSKVGLPKVRLNPVIGIIEIASGCMSECTFCQTKLSKGDLKSYRLGDIVRQVETEISEGCKEIWLTSTDNGCYGLDINTDLPTLINAVTEIPEDFMIRVGMMNPMYMPRIKNELIKSFDSDKVYKFLHIPVQSGSNKVLNDMKRGHTVNTVKEVVKKARKRFENFTISTDIIVGFPSETNEDFEKTFELINEIRPDIVNLSKYSARPGTEAAEWDQIEVSEIKRRSKIIFNQINKISLENNQKWIGWRGKVLFDEETSEGIKGRNEAYKSVFVKDKIKIGQTHTVEIIDATTHSILGKIVS